The following coding sequences lie in one Vibrio sp. BS-M-Sm-2 genomic window:
- the queG gene encoding tRNA epoxyqueuosine(34) reductase QueG: MNLDHLAEKIKIWGKELGFQKVGICDVDLSEHEAPLQAWLDAGHHGEMDWMARHGMMRARPDELHPGTIRVISARMNYLPPEAQFASNLSDTTQGYISRYSLGRDYHKLFRNQLKKLGQRIEKEVEGLDSRPFVDSAPILERPLAQKAGLGWTGKHSLILDKDAGSWFFLGELLVNIPLPTDEPSVDECGKCTACITSCPTGAIIDDGVVDARKCISYLTIEYDGVIPEEYREAIGNRIYGCDDCQLVCPWNRHAELTEQTDFHRREDFQEADLVALSGWDEATFLKKMEGSAIRRIGHTQWLRNIFVAMGNAPFQQRIVETLESHQGKNEMLDVHIEWALEKQLQQLPSAIEVPKGNSKVATKKHRLIRIVEKGLPRDA, from the coding sequence ATGAATCTAGACCATCTTGCTGAAAAAATTAAAATTTGGGGAAAAGAGTTAGGCTTTCAAAAAGTTGGCATCTGCGATGTTGATTTAAGTGAACACGAAGCCCCTCTTCAAGCATGGCTAGATGCGGGTCACCACGGCGAAATGGATTGGATGGCTCGACATGGGATGATGCGTGCACGTCCTGATGAACTTCACCCAGGCACAATTCGAGTGATCAGCGCTCGAATGAATTACCTACCACCAGAAGCTCAGTTCGCCTCTAACCTAAGCGATACCACTCAAGGCTACATCAGCCGTTATTCTTTAGGCCGCGACTATCACAAATTGTTCCGTAACCAGTTGAAAAAGCTGGGACAAAGAATTGAAAAAGAGGTCGAAGGTTTAGACTCACGCCCTTTCGTCGATTCAGCACCTATTTTGGAAAGACCGCTCGCTCAAAAAGCAGGGTTGGGCTGGACAGGTAAACACTCATTAATTCTTGATAAAGACGCGGGCTCTTGGTTCTTTCTAGGGGAGCTGTTAGTTAACATCCCTCTTCCAACAGATGAACCGAGTGTCGATGAGTGTGGTAAATGCACCGCATGTATCACTTCTTGCCCAACAGGTGCCATTATTGATGATGGCGTGGTGGATGCGCGCAAATGTATCTCGTACTTAACCATTGAATATGATGGTGTGATCCCTGAAGAGTATAGAGAAGCGATTGGTAACCGTATCTACGGCTGCGACGATTGTCAGTTAGTTTGCCCATGGAACCGTCATGCCGAACTCACAGAACAAACCGACTTTCACCGCAGAGAAGATTTCCAAGAAGCCGATCTGGTTGCACTTTCAGGTTGGGATGAAGCAACCTTCCTAAAGAAAATGGAAGGCTCCGCAATAAGACGTATCGGCCACACCCAATGGTTGCGCAATATCTTTGTTGCGATGGGCAATGCACCATTTCAACAACGCATTGTTGAAACACTGGAATCTCATCAAGGCAAAAACGAAATGCTAGATGTCCATATTGAGTGGGCTTTAGAAAAACAACTACAGCAATTACCTAGTGCCATTGAGGTGCCAAAAGGTAACAGTAAAGTCGCGACTAAAAAGCACCGACTAATACGTATTGTAGAAAAAGGACTACCAAGAGACGCTTAA